The proteins below come from a single Pristiophorus japonicus isolate sPriJap1 unplaced genomic scaffold, sPriJap1.hap1 HAP1_SCAFFOLD_105, whole genome shotgun sequence genomic window:
- the LOC139241352 gene encoding probable G-protein coupled receptor 139, giving the protein MIIAVTGVPVNLVAIVVLSRGKCGLSTCTTRYLVAMAAADLLVVITAIILYRISWYYFPWSFLGITPVCRVIRLLSCVATDCSVWFTVTFTFDRFVAISWQKLKTKYCTGRTAAVVLATSCILLCSKNIPHYFTIVPGYIIDNVQWFCYSMPAYYTEPGWLGFDWFDTVLTPLLPFAVILLLNALTIRHISVASRVRKGLRGESKGGNGSDPEMESRRKSVILLFTISGSFILLWLIFVIEFLYYSIAGIHPADYNVSLYTFRQVGYILRNLSCCTNTFIYGVTQSKFREQLKSAVKYPFTSIIQLINKQNN; this is encoded by the coding sequence tgaatttagtggcgattgtggtcctgtcccggggaaagtgcggtctgtccacctgcaccactcgctacctggttgccatggcagcggcggatctactggtggtcatcACTGCGATCATACTGTACCGGATCAGTTGGTATTATTTCCCGTGGTCTTTCCTGGGTATCACACCTGTGTGTCGCGTTATACGTCTCCTGTCCTGTGTAGCCactgactgttctgtctggttcaccgtcactttcacctttgatcgatttgtggccatttcttggcagaagctgaaaaccaaatattgcaccgggagaactgcggctgtggtcctggcaacaagctgcattctgctctgcTCAAAAAACATTCCTCACTACTTTACAATTGTACCTGGatatataatcgacaatgttcAGTGGTTCTGTTATTCAATGCCAGCCTATTATACTGAGCCCGGATGGCtgggatttgactggtttgatacggtattaaccccactgctcccattcgctgtaattttgttgctcaacgctctgacaATCAGACACATTTcagtggccagtcgagtccggaagggactgaggggtgagagcaagggggggaatggcagtgacccagagatggagagcaggaggaagtctgtcattttactcttcaccatatccggcagcttcatactgctgtggctgatatTTGTTATAGAATTCTTATATTATAGCATTGCAGGAATACATCCCGCTGATTACAATGTTTCTTTATATACCTTTCGACAAGTCGGATATATACTGCggaatttaagttgctgcacaaacacatttatttacggggtgacccagtccaagttcagagaacAGTTGAAGAGCGCGGTGAAATATCCGTTTACATCGattatacaattaattaataaacagaacaactga